The segment GGGAAGAGGAGGTGTTGTGCTGGCCCTTCTCGGTGCCGCAGGTGGGCGATAGCGGGCAGGTGATGGACGGTTGGCCGGTGGATGTGTCGCGGCGAGTGGGGATGCAGATCACGTTGTTGACGACGAACGTGGAGGTGTGTCGAAGCGGGAGGTTTGTGACGGTGCTGCCGGATGTGGCGGCGCGGCCGTGGGTGGAGCGGGGGGAGGTGCGGCGGGTGGGGTTTGAGGGGTTGGAGGGGATTCGGGTGTTCGGGGCGGTGCGGGAGCAGGAGGTCGGGCGTAGTGGGGCGCGGGAGATGTTGGAGGAGGTGGGGCGGAGGGTGCGTGAGGATCTTTTGGTCAGGGAGTGATGGTGGGGTTGGGGGGAGCGTGGGTCGTGTTGGAGCGCGTGTTTATGCGGGTGAGAGGTGACCGTGGGTCGTTTCGGGATGTGACCGTGGGTCGTGTTGGAGCGAGTATTTGTGCGGGTGAGAGGTGACCGTGGGGCGTGTTTTCACGAGGTCAAAAAATGACCGTGGGTCGTGTTTGGGGGATGACCGTGGGTCGTGTTTTCACGAGGTCAAAAAAGTGACCGTGGGTCGTGTGTGTGGGTGACCGTGGGTCGCATCATCGCGAGCAATGATGGGGTCAAAAAATGACCGTGGGTCGTTGCGGTGTGGGGTGATGCAGTGGGGTAGGAGGGTGACCGTGGGAGGCGCTCGGGGCAGTGTTTATGCGGGTGAGGCGTGACCCACGGTCGGTGCGGAGGGGGAGGTGTGTGGGGAGTTAGTCGGTGGCGTTTTCGAGTTTTCTGCAGGCGATTTGGTGGTCGCCCTGGATGCCGCAGATGCCGCCCATGGCGCCGTGCATGGCGCGGGTCTGGGAGAGGAGAGGGGTGGCGTTGAAGCGCGTCGCGGAGTCGGCGGGGGCGTCGGGCGGGCCGCCGGCGCAGAAGACGGTGGCCTCGATGTTGCGGAAGCAGACGGCGGCTCCGGAGGTGGCGAGCTCGGAGAGGGCGATGGCGCCGGGGACGGGGGTGGGCTCGGCGCGGGGGAGGCGGTCGCCCAGGCCGAGCTGGCCGAAGGTGTTGTCGCCCCAGCAGTTCAGGGTGCGCTCGGGGCCGGTGACGGTGCAGGTGTGGTAGCCGGCTGCGGCGATGGCGTGTGCGGGCTCGGAGAGTTGGAGTTTGAGGGGGGCGGTGGCGATGTCGCCTTCGGTGGTGATGCCCAGAGCGCCGTGGCGGTTGTGGCCCCAGCAGTAGACTTCGCCGGATTCGGTGAGGGCGCAGGTGTGCTCGAGGCCTGCGGCAAGGGCGATGGCTTTTTCGTCGAGGTTTATTGGCTTTGGGGTGGGGTCTGGCTGTGAGGTCTGGCCGCGGCCGAGCTGTCCGCGGCGGTTTTCGCCCCAGCAGAAGACCTGGCCTTCCCGGGTCAGGGCGCAGGCGTGGTAGGCGCCGAGCGTGGCCGAGGCGAGGGGGGGAAGTCCGGCGATGCGCACGGGCATGGGGCTGTCGTCGGCGTCGGTGTCCGGGCCGAGCAGGCCGCTTTCGTTTCCGCCCCAGCACCAGAGGGCGCCGTCGGAGTCCCAGGCGCAGCTGTTGTGGATGGGGGAGAGGGTGATGCCGGCGGCCTCGCGGAGGCCTTCGACGGGTTGGAGCTCGGCGCGGGTTGTGTGGGTGTTGTCGCCGAGCTGTCCGGCGGCGTTGGCGCCGGCGCACCAGACCTGTCCGTCGGCGCCGAGGGCGCAGGCGTGTTCGGCGGACATCAGAAAGAGGGAGGTGGCGGGGCGTGTGGCCTCATCGGGGGTGGTGTTGCGCTCGTTGCGATCGCAAGCAGCGAGCGCGCCAATGCCGGTGAGCAGGGCCAGGAGGATGGTGAGCTGGCGAGGGGTGGGGAGGGGCATCATCAACATCGTCACTGGCGAGGGTGGTGGGGGAGGAGAGCGCGTGGGGCTGGCGCGTCAATGTAGCATGTTGGCGGAGGAGGTCGAGGGGGCGTGTGGGTGGGGTGGAGGCAGTGAAGTGCCTCGGTTGAGGTGGGTTGTGGATGACCGCGTAGCATGTTGGCGGAGGAGGTCGAGGGGGCGTGTGGGTGGGGTGGAGGCAGTGAAGTGCCTCGGTTGAGGTGGGTTGTGGATGACCGCGTAGCATGTTGGCGGAGGAGGTCGAGGGGGCGTGTGGGTGGGGTGGAGGCAGTGAAGTGCCTCGGTTGAGGTGGGTTGTGGATGACCGCGGGACGCGAAAGGTTGAGTGTTTATGCGGGTGAGCGGTGACCCCGGGGGCGTTGCGTAGCGGCGACCCCGGGTCATGGGTGAGGCTGAGCGTTGCGACGTGTTTAGGGGCTGCAAAACAGTCTGGCGAGGTCTGTGTTGACGTCGATGGCTCTCTTCGCTATCGCTTAAGCATCGCAAAACCAATGTGGGTCAACCGGGCCAGCCGCGCGTATGCGGTCGGCGCAACCTCAAGTGGGGAAAGTTATGCGTATGGATGTGTTGCAGGGTCGTATTCTTGCGATGGTGATGATGGTGGTGTTTGCGCTGGCCGCCGGATGTGGCGAGTTAGGCAGTGATGAGCCCGACACGGATCATTTTGTGGGGACGTATCAGGGGACGGCGACGCTGAGCGGTTCGGGCTCGCAGACGTATACGACCGATATTGTGGTGACGGCGGGGACGACGGCAGATTTGATTATTTCGGTGGCCGATCTGCGTAATTTGCGGGCGACGGTGCAGGGAGATACGTCGTTTTCGATCGACTCTCAGAGCGTGAACCTGACCGACGCGAACGGCAACGCGTTTTCGGTGACGGCTCAGGGAAATGGGACGGTTGTGGGCAATATTTTTACGCTGAATGCGACGCTCTCTTCGCCCAACGGGACGTTGACGTTGAGCGCGAATGGCAACCGCCTCTGAGACGCATTCAGGCGGCAAAGAAGGTGGTTTGAAGTGGAACCCACGTCCGATTCGGGCGTGGGTTTTTTGTGGTCGGGGAGGGGGACGGGGGATGCGCGAGGGGGCGGATGAGCGACCGTGGGTCGCGAGAAGTTGTGTGTTTATGCGGGGCAGGTGTGACCCCCCGTTGGTTTGATTGGGGATGTTCCAGGGGCAAAAAGCCACGAGCCGGGCTCCCTGATGGGGCCCGGCTCGTGGGGAAGTGTTGCGTTTACGGCGTCTCTCGGGGGTTAGCCGACGATGCAGATGCCGCTGTCTCCGGAGCGGGCGCACATGCCGCTGCAGCAGTCGCTGTTGTAGACGCAGGACTGCGTGGCGGTGCGGCAGGCGGCCGTGCCGCAGAAGCCTTCTTCGCAGCTCAGCGGGGCGCAGCAGTCGCCACTGGAGGAGCAGGCCTCATCGAGGCTGGAGCAGACGGGCTCGGGATCGGGGTCGGTGTCGCCGGCGTCAGGGTTACCGGCGTCGGGATCAGGGTCGGTATCGCCGGCGTCGGGATCGGGATCAGGATCGGTGTCGCCGGCGTCGGGATCGGGGTCGGCAGGATCGGGATCGGTATCGGGTTCTTCGACGGGGATCTCACAGACTTCGCCGGAGCGCTGCACCTGGCGGTCGTAGTGGATGGAGACCGGGGCGGTGATTTGCACTTCGTTGGCGAAGATGCCGCCGAAGATTTCCACGTTATCGACGATCTGGACGCGGCCCGGGTAGACGTAGATGAAGCCGCCGACGAGCACGTCGCTGGTGATCTGGAGGCGCTCTCCGCTGATGTAGAAGCGGGTGTTGGCGGGGTAGTTGGGCGAGCCGAGCTCCATGCCGGCGGCGTTGATGGCGCCGTCGATGAAGACGTCGAGTTCGGCGTCGGGAGATGCTTTGATGACGAGGCGGCCGGCGTTGATGTCGCCGCCGATGAAGATGGCAGAGCGGCCGGTGGAGTGGATGACGACCTCACCGGCGGTGTTGATGCCGTCGAGGTAGTACTGGCCGCAGGGGAGCTCGAGGCGGCGCACCGAGCCGTCCATCATGGCGTCAGATTCAAGGCCGATGGCGTCGTTGTCGTTGAAGGTGGCGCGACGGGCGACGAGGGCTTCGACGGGGACGCGCTCGTCTTCTTCGCAGCCGCAGGGGGGCGCGACGGAGACCGGATCACGGACGAGGTTGCCATAGGTGATACCGCCACCGATGGTGCCGGAGTTGGGGATGGTCAATGTCTTGTCGATGACGAAAGAGCCGGAGATCTCCTGGGCGATGAACGCGTTCTCGGCGACGGTGGTGGTGTTGGAGGAGTTGGCCGAGATGCCGCCGACGTGAAGTTCACCGCGGATGTCGTTCTGGGCGGCGTTCCAGCCCAGGGAGCCGCCGGGGCCGACCCAGACCGAGCCGCCGATGTCGTTGGCGCTGTTGGTGTTGAACTCGCTGTTGGCGCCGACGCTACCGCCGAGCGAGCCGGGGAGGTAGGGGCCTTCGCGGCTGTCAAAGGCGTCGGTGTTCATGCCGGCGGTGAAGCGGGCGTCGCTGCAGATGCACATCGCCCAGCGAAAGGTCTCTTCGGCGACGTCGCCGGAGCAGAGGTCGTCGTTGACCTCATCGAAACGGACGGGGGGGCCGCCGCCGGCGCAGAAGGCGGGCTCTTCAAAGGCGAGTGCGGGGACGCAGGCGCTTTCGACACAGCCTTCACCTTCGCCGCAGGCGATGCCGCAGCCGCCGCAGTTGTTGTTGTCGGTCTGGAAGGCGACGCATTCGCGATCGCAGACGTTTTCGCCGGGGCGACACTCTTCGAGGCAGAAGCCGCCGGAGCAGGCTTCATTTTCACCGCAGGTGATGCCGCAGCCGCCGCAGTTGTCGGGGTCGGTCTTGGGGCTGGTGCAGACGTCGTCGCAGATGAGCTGATACTCGCCAGCGCAGGCAAAGCGATCGGGGTCGTCGACGGGGTCGGTGGGGGTGGAGGGGCCGGCGTCGGCGTCGGCGTCGGGATCGCCACCGTCATCGACCGTGGTATCGGCATCGCCGGAGTCGCCAGGGTCGCCGGAGTCACCCGGGTCGCTGGAGTCGCCAGGGTCGCCGGAGTCACCAGGGTCGCCGGAGTCGGAGGTGGTGCCCGTGTCGGTGTCGGTCACTTCATCGGAACATCCCAGGGGGATGAGGCTCAGTGAGAGCACCGCGCATAAGGTGAGGAGAGCGCGTGAATTCAACATACATTGCTCCTGCCTGGTCATCGATCAGGTTAAGTGATCGGCGAGTTGTTAGACGAAAGGTCTGGGATCGATGGTGGAGGAAGTTGAGGGGGATCTCAAGAGGCGTGGTCGTAAGATGTTGTAACGGATGAGGTGGGCGGGGACGTGAGGGGTGCGAGGTCTACGAGGTGGATAAGAGGGGGCGGTTGTGTATGGGGTGTGTGTGTGTGAGGGAAGGGTAACCGTGGGTCATGGTTTGGATGACCGTGGGACGGGTGGGAGAGGTGACCGTGGGTCGGGGAGGGGTGACCGTGGGTCAGGGTTTGGGTGACCGTGGGTCAGGGTTTTGGTGACCGTGGGTCGGGTGACCGTGGGTCAGGGTTTTGGTGACCGTGGGTCGGGTGACCGTGGGTCATGATATAGATGACCGCGGGTCGGGTGGGAGAGGTGAAGATTACGAGGGAAATGCGTTTGAAACGATGATGATGGGGGAGGTTTCATGCGGTGGAGGTCTGACCCAGGGTTATCTTGAGGGGGGGATGATCGGGTTGGTAGGTTTGACCCAGGGTCATCTTGAGGGGGGGCTGGCGAAGCTGTGGGAGGCTGATCCAGGGTTGAGGAAGGATGAGTATTTATGCGGCAGAGTGGTGACTCAGGGTCGAGGAAGGATAAGTATTTATGCGGTTGAACGGTGACCCAGGGTTGATCTGAGATTGGGATCTGGGGGCGTTTTCATCAGCAAGAAAAGACGAGCGCCACTCCCGGAAAGAAGTGGCGCTCGGAGGTAAAGGCGGAGAAGGAGGATTACTCGTAAGTCACACGCAGGGTGAGGTCACTGAAACCCTCGTAGGCATTAATGAGGATGTGCCATTCGCCGCTTTGCGGGTTTTCGAGGGTAACCGACTCGTTGCTGCCGTAGAGGAAGGGGCGGTGGTCGAAGGTGGAGGTCGTGGGGGCGTCGCCGAGGCGCAGGTAGAGGTCGGCGTCGCCGTTTTCGCCGATGGTCTCAAAGGTGGCCGATTGCAGACCCTGGGGCAGCTCGATGGTGTATCGGAGCTGTTGGCCGGAGCCGGCGGAGAGGTCGGTGAGCTCGGCGACGGTAGGCTCGGGCTGCGGGTTGGGGTTCTGGACGGCGCCCGCGGTGAGTTCGGCGCTTAAGGTGAGGCCCTGGTAGGGCTGGTAGGCGTCGAGCATCACGTGCCAGCGGCCCGGCTGCGGGTTGTCGATGGTGCAGACTTCGTTGTTGCCGGACTCGTAGGGCCGGCAGTCGTAGTCGGATTGGGTCGGAAGGCTGCCAAAACGCAGGTAGAGGTCGGCGTCGCCGGAGCCGGAGGCTGTTTCTACGCGGAGGCGCTCGGTGTTTTCGGGCACGTCGATGTAGAAGTTGCGCTGGGAGCCGGCCGCGCCGCTTAAGTTCGTGCGGGGTTGCCCGTCGATGAGCGCGTCGGAGGGTTGGGGTTGGGAGGGGGCGTTAACGGTGACGGTGGCCGAGGCGCTGTCGGTGTCGCCGTCGGCGTCGGTGACGATGAGGGTGACGGTGTACTCGCCGGCGGTGGCGTAGGTGTGGGTGGGGGAGGGCTGGTCGGAGGACTGCCCGTCGCCGAAGTTCCACAGCCAGGAGGTGATGTTGGAGTCGCCGGCCGAGCTTTGATCGGAGAAGGTGACGGTGAGTTCGTTGACGCTGCCGGTGAAGTCGGCCTCGGGGGGCAGCGCCGAGGTGTTGCCGGAGGTGGCGAAGAGCTCATCGCGGAAGTTGATCAGCGAGCAGCGCATGCGGTTGACCTGTTCTTCGGAGAAGCCGGTCATGCAGCCGTCGGGGGTGTAGTTCATGAAGTTGCGGATGGGGTGGTTGCCGCCTCCGCAGCTGCTGGCGCGCGCCTGGCATTCGTAGTCGGGGCCGGGGTGGGCGACGGTGTCGGCGATGAGGTCGCCGGTGGAGTAAGGGCTGGAGGCGCTGCCGCAGCCGCCCTCAAAGGTGTGGAAGAGCCCCAGGTAATGGCCGACTTCGTGGGTGGCGGTGCGGCCCTGGTTAAACATGCCGGCCTGGGGGGCGTTTCGACCCACGACGTTCCAGGCGAGTACGACGCCGTCGATGGCGTCGCCGGCGTCGGTCTGGGGGAAGGTGGCGTAGCCGAGCGCGCCG is part of the Lujinxingia vulgaris genome and harbors:
- a CDS encoding RCC1 domain-containing protein; translated protein: MMPLPTPRQLTILLALLTGIGALAACDRNERNTTPDEATRPATSLFLMSAEHACALGADGQVWCAGANAAGQLGDNTHTTRAELQPVEGLREAAGITLSPIHNSCAWDSDGALWCWGGNESGLLGPDTDADDSPMPVRIAGLPPLASATLGAYHACALTREGQVFCWGENRRGQLGRGQTSQPDPTPKPINLDEKAIALAAGLEHTCALTESGEVYCWGHNRHGALGITTEGDIATAPLKLQLSEPAHAIAAAGYHTCTVTGPERTLNCWGDNTFGQLGLGDRLPRAEPTPVPGAIALSELATSGAAVCFRNIEATVFCAGGPPDAPADSATRFNATPLLSQTRAMHGAMGGICGIQGDHQIACRKLENATD
- a CDS encoding DUF7305 domain-containing protein, which codes for MLNSRALLTLCAVLSLSLIPLGCSDEVTDTDTGTTSDSGDPGDSGDPGDSSDPGDSGDPGDSGDADTTVDDGGDPDADADAGPSTPTDPVDDPDRFACAGEYQLICDDVCTSPKTDPDNCGGCGITCGENEACSGGFCLEECRPGENVCDRECVAFQTDNNNCGGCGIACGEGEGCVESACVPALAFEEPAFCAGGGPPVRFDEVNDDLCSGDVAEETFRWAMCICSDARFTAGMNTDAFDSREGPYLPGSLGGSVGANSEFNTNSANDIGGSVWVGPGGSLGWNAAQNDIRGELHVGGISANSSNTTTVAENAFIAQEISGSFVIDKTLTIPNSGTIGGGITYGNLVRDPVSVAPPCGCEEDERVPVEALVARRATFNDNDAIGLESDAMMDGSVRRLELPCGQYYLDGINTAGEVVIHSTGRSAIFIGGDINAGRLVIKASPDAELDVFIDGAINAAGMELGSPNYPANTRFYISGERLQITSDVLVGGFIYVYPGRVQIVDNVEIFGGIFANEVQITAPVSIHYDRQVQRSGEVCEIPVEEPDTDPDPADPDPDAGDTDPDPDPDAGDTDPDPDAGNPDAGDTDPDPEPVCSSLDEACSSSGDCCAPLSCEEGFCGTAACRTATQSCVYNSDCCSGMCARSGDSGICIVG
- a CDS encoding pre-peptidase C-terminal domain-containing protein; the encoded protein is MMLAPRTPLAIALTLATLSLVACGTDPYFSPYVEPVPEDDSTDVALASPELTKEGHVILGDTRYRSVADFHQSDEFRNSGRRCATAHDISAAQLPLSNRSAASCGYNYTSINPLYEPDEILEIPVVFHVIQRTDGTGYISESLIRSQIDVLNEDFRALPATPGRNGVDARIQFVLASQAPDGSATDGINYHTNNTWFNDPGYGVTPMKAALAWDPERFLNIYTNDASGALGYATFPQTDAGDAIDGVVLAWNVVGRNAPQAGMFNQGRTATHEVGHYLGLFHTFEGGCGSASSPYSTGDLIADTVAHPGPDYECQARASSCGGGNHPIRNFMNYTPDGCMTGFSEEQVNRMRCSLINFRDELFATSGNTSALPPEADFTGSVNELTVTFSDQSSAGDSNITSWLWNFGDGQSSDQPSPTHTYATAGEYTVTLIVTDADGDTDSASATVTVNAPSQPQPSDALIDGQPRTNLSGAAGSQRNFYIDVPENTERLRVETASGSGDADLYLRFGSLPTQSDYDCRPYESGNNEVCTIDNPQPGRWHVMLDAYQPYQGLTLSAELTAGAVQNPNPQPEPTVAELTDLSAGSGQQLRYTIELPQGLQSATFETIGENGDADLYLRLGDAPTTSTFDHRPFLYGSNESVTLENPQSGEWHILINAYEGFSDLTLRVTYE